The DNA window GAGGACGAGATCGAGGTTGCCATTCTCGTCGAGGTCCACCAGATGGACATCCAAGGGGAAATTGCCGGCGTCAAACTCGGTTGCCTCGCCGAAAGCGCCCTCGCCATCGCCGAGGAGCACGGCCACACTGTCCCGGGCGGCGTTGCCGGTCACGAGGTCGAGGTTGCCATCTTCATCTAAATCCGCCACGGCCAGCGAACGCGGTTCGGCAGTGCCCGCTGAGTCACCTTCACGAACGGAGTAGAATTGGGGGGCGTCGAAGTCGCCGTCGCCCTGTCCGATAAACACGGCGACCCGGCTTTGCTCCAAGTTGGTGACGGCGAGGTCGGCGCGGTTGTCGCCGTTGAAGTCGGCGGTCGCCAGGGCGCGTGCGGGCCCCCCTGCGGAGATCTCGGTACTCTCGCCGAATGCGCCCTTGCCGTCGCCCAGCAGGATGGAGATGTTCGCGCTGTCGAGGTTGGCCACGGCGACGTCCGGATCGCCGTCGCGGTTGAAGTCCGCCGTTGCGATCATGCGGGGGCGTTCTCCAGTGGCGAAGCGCCGTTCCATGGCCAGGCCGTTGTTGGAGGATCCGGCGGCGATGAGGAGTCTATCCTGATCCACGTTGCAGGCGGCCACATCGAGCTTGCCATCGCGGTCCAGGTCGCCGGCGGCGAGGGCCACGACGCCGGGGCCGGCGTAGTAAAGATCGAAGGGCTCGAAGTCTCCCTCGCCATCGCCCGCGAGGCACTGGATTTCGCCGGAAGACAGGGTGTCATCGAGGTCATCGAAGAGAATGGCAAGCACGTCGTCTTCGCCGTCGCCGGTGAAGTCGCCGAGGGCGATTCGGGTGGGATGGGACTTGGTTGGAACGAATACCGCGGTGTCGAATGCGCCATTCCCGGCCCCGATATGGACCGCGATATTGGAAGAACCGGGATTGCTGACGACCAGGTCGAGCCAGCCGTCGTTGTCCAGATCTTTCGCGAGGGTCATGCGGGGCGTTTGCCCCGTGGGCAGGGAGAGGCGGGTCCTAAAATTGCCGTCGGCCTCGTTGATGAACAGGGAGAGCGCGTTGTCGTCCCGGTCCGTGCAGATCAGGTCCGCCCGGGTATCGTTATTTACATCCGCGACCAGCAGGGCTCGGGGGCCGTCTCCGGTGCTCAGGTTCAGCGGGGCGGCAAAGGCGCGCGCGCCGTCGCCGGTGAGCACCGATATGCTGGCGAGTCCGCTGTTGGCGGACACGAGGTCCAGGTGCCCGTCCTCGTTCACGTCGAGTATCGCCACATCGCGGGGTTCGGCGCCGTCGGCCAGGGCTAGTAATTCCGCCGTGGAAAAGGTGCCGTTGCCGGCCCCGTACAGCACGGACAAGTTGTTGCTTCCGGAGTTCGCGGAGACGATATCCACATTTCCGTCCTCATCGAGATCGCCGAGGGCCACGGCCCGAGGTTCGGTGGCCCGTGTGAGGAGGCGCTGTCCCGTGGTGAAGCCATCGGCGCCATCGGCGATCCAGCTCGTCAGGGTATTGTCGGCGCGATTGGCGGTTACCAGGTCCGGAAAGGCGTCGTTGTTGATCAGGGCGATCGCGACGGCCTCCGGGGCCTCATCCGTGGCGAGGCGCTGGGGCACCAGAAAGCCAACGGCGGGGACCGGCTCCGGATCGGGGTCGGGGTCGGGATCGGGATCCGGGTCGGGACAGCCGGAAAGCAGGGAGCCCAGAAGGAAGAGAGACAGGAGTGGGAGGCCCCGCCAGGGAAGTTCGGCTTTGCGCTTCATTATTGGTACACCTCGTGTTGCCGCTGGGTCTGCTGGTTATCGCCCGGAGCGCGTTCAGGTGCGCACCGGGCCCGGAGGACAGAGTATTGCACAGAGCATACAAGCGGGGCGAGGAATTGTGTCAGGGGGTGGGTGGATTCAGGCACGTGCGGGTGCGCGTGTGATACACTTGCGCCGTAGCAGTTCCGGTTCACGTGAAGGAAAGGACGGGCATGAAGTCGGTATGCGTCGTTTCAGACTTGCACATGTACTGCAAGCGTTCCAACTGGCAGTCCCATCTTCCCGAGATTTACGAGGCTGCGGCGGAGTCGGACCTGTTTGTGTTCAACGGCGACACCTTCGATTTCAAATGGACCATGCTCAAGAGCGTGGACCAGACCGTGGAAAAGGCCATCGAGTTTCTGGCTGAACTCGCCGCCCGATATCCCGCCTGCCGCTTTCACGTCAATCTTGGTAATCACGACCATGTGCAGGGCTTTATCGACGCCCTTTCCGATCTGGCCCGCCGGACGCCGAATCTGACCTGGCATCCCTAC is part of the Candidatus Hydrogenedentota bacterium genome and encodes:
- a CDS encoding VCBS repeat-containing protein, which gives rise to MKRKAELPWRGLPLLSLFLLGSLLSGCPDPDPDPDPDPDPEPVPAVGFLVPQRLATDEAPEAVAIALINNDAFPDLVTANRADNTLTSWIADGADGFTTGQRLLTRATEPRAVALGDLDEDGNVDIVSANSGSNNLSVLYGAGNGTFSTAELLALADGAEPRDVAILDVNEDGHLDLVSANSGLASISVLTGDGARAFAAPLNLSTGDGPRALLVADVNNDTRADLICTDRDDNALSLFINEADGNFRTRLSLPTGQTPRMTLAKDLDNDGWLDLVVSNPGSSNIAVHIGAGNGAFDTAVFVPTKSHPTRIALGDFTGDGEDDVLAILFDDLDDTLSSGEIQCLAGDGEGDFEPFDLYYAGPGVVALAAGDLDRDGKLDVAACNVDQDRLLIAAGSSNNGLAMERRFATGERPRMIATADFNRDGDPDVAVANLDSANISILLGDGKGAFGESTEISAGGPARALATADFNGDNRADLAVTNLEQSRVAVFIGQGDGDFDAPQFYSVREGDSAGTAEPRSLAVADLDEDGNLDLVTGNAARDSVAVLLGDGEGAFGEATEFDAGNFPLDVHLVDLDENGNLDLVLVNGIDEDGDGAPISALRIIPGKGDGTFDVANDVGYVTGLGPNSVAVADWDSDGDLDAATCHNSLDNLQLFSGRGDGAFSAGGLLAAGDAPNAAGAADFNEDGQPDLFSTNDNGRITIRLSRQGLLFESAISVSVGTRPIQALAVDINDDDHIDIVVPNRDTDNISVLLGTGPAD